In the Deinococcus malanensis genome, one interval contains:
- a CDS encoding HAD family hydrolase — MLPVRAVILDLDDTLFDDTACTHAGLAALAAEHDIRHWTPECLFARHAEHIRAIDPLLFRGEVDAHGARVLRMTRLLTDLEVPNPDGETATRTYRSAYRAAWALLEGAVDLLHELQARGLRTAVLTNYVRQVQLEKLTHFGLDKLVDVTLCIEDVPAPKPDIRAYHAACTALGVVPAETVMVGDSWENDVEGARRAGLRAVWINRQGRPAPCPAVTQVSALANVTSLLG; from the coding sequence GTGCTTCCCGTACGTGCCGTGATTCTTGACCTGGATGACACCCTGTTCGATGACACGGCCTGCACCCATGCGGGCCTCGCGGCGCTGGCTGCCGAGCATGACATCCGGCACTGGACCCCCGAGTGCCTGTTTGCCCGGCATGCCGAACATATCCGCGCCATAGACCCCCTGCTGTTCCGTGGCGAGGTGGACGCCCACGGCGCCCGTGTCCTTCGCATGACCCGTCTGCTGACGGACCTGGAGGTGCCGAACCCCGACGGCGAGACGGCCACGCGAACTTACCGCTCCGCTTACCGGGCGGCCTGGGCCCTGCTGGAGGGTGCTGTGGACCTGCTGCACGAACTCCAGGCCCGGGGCCTACGCACGGCGGTCCTGACCAACTACGTGCGACAGGTCCAACTGGAAAAGCTGACCCACTTCGGGCTGGACAAGCTGGTGGACGTCACCCTGTGTATTGAAGACGTCCCGGCGCCCAAGCCGGATATCCGCGCTTATCACGCAGCCTGCACCGCCCTGGGCGTTGTCCCGGCCGAGACAGTCATGGTCGGCGACTCCTGGGAAAACGACGTGGAAGGTGCGCGCCGGGCTGGACTGCGCGCGGTGTGGATTAACCGGCAGGGCCGGCCCGCGCCGTGCCCAGCGGTCACTCAGGTCAGCGCTCTGGCGAACGTCACCAGTCTGCTGGGCTGA
- a CDS encoding branched-chain amino acid ABC transporter substrate-binding protein gives MNKESRARALGALVLFPLLLGSAGAATIKVASVSPLSGSLAPIGTEVRRGAELAVQEQVRAFKALGHDLVFMPMDDQANAAQGTQIGKTLVADRAVLGVVGALNSSVTNTLAAATAAANLAVISPASTNDLLTSNKWKNFSRVVAPDSAQAVAAAQYLQSEVGAKTVFVVSDNTAYGNGLSKVLQTNLKRQNIGLAGYVGASSDEQIAGAVKRIKTLNPDVVYFGGTDDVGSKLLKAVRAAGIKALFMGGDGLDSPSFIQRSGIDAAGVVFSTGFGPVTVFSGAPAFTQRYQAAYKSKPNGVSVYAYDAMNVMLEAIKSSLRPGAALPSRAQVTTAVRRQNFPACFDGAAGKCSIVSGAMGFDNTGERQRSRVFIMKLDNVLQGQVAKVQTVTAESLK, from the coding sequence ATGAACAAAGAAAGCCGTGCACGCGCCCTGGGCGCCCTGGTTCTATTTCCGCTTCTGCTCGGCTCTGCTGGAGCAGCAACCATCAAGGTGGCCTCGGTCAGCCCGCTGTCGGGCAGCCTCGCGCCTATCGGGACCGAAGTGCGCCGCGGCGCAGAGCTCGCCGTTCAGGAGCAGGTCCGTGCGTTCAAGGCGCTTGGGCACGATCTGGTGTTCATGCCTATGGACGATCAGGCCAATGCCGCCCAGGGCACCCAGATCGGCAAGACCCTGGTGGCAGACCGCGCCGTACTGGGTGTCGTAGGCGCCCTGAACTCGAGCGTGACCAACACTCTGGCGGCCGCGACCGCTGCGGCCAACCTTGCCGTGATCTCTCCGGCCAGCACCAACGATCTGCTGACCAGCAACAAGTGGAAGAACTTCAGCCGGGTGGTCGCGCCTGACAGCGCCCAGGCCGTCGCTGCCGCCCAGTATCTCCAGAGTGAGGTCGGTGCCAAGACAGTGTTTGTGGTGTCCGACAACACCGCCTACGGCAACGGTCTGTCCAAGGTGCTGCAGACCAACCTCAAGCGCCAGAACATCGGGCTGGCCGGCTACGTGGGCGCCTCCAGCGACGAGCAGATCGCCGGAGCCGTCAAGCGCATCAAGACCCTCAACCCCGACGTGGTCTACTTCGGTGGCACCGACGACGTGGGTTCCAAACTGCTCAAGGCTGTCCGCGCGGCCGGCATCAAGGCCCTGTTCATGGGCGGCGACGGTCTGGATTCTCCCAGCTTCATTCAGCGCAGCGGAATCGACGCTGCCGGCGTGGTCTTCAGCACCGGCTTCGGCCCTGTAACTGTGTTTTCCGGCGCTCCGGCCTTTACCCAGAGGTACCAGGCTGCCTACAAGTCCAAACCCAACGGTGTGTCGGTCTATGCCTACGACGCCATGAACGTCATGCTTGAAGCCATCAAGAGCTCTCTGCGTCCCGGCGCAGCCCTGCCCAGCCGCGCTCAGGTGACCACGGCCGTGCGCCGCCAGAACTTCCCGGCCTGCTTCGACGGCGCCGCCGGCAAGTGCAGCATCGTGTCCGGCGCAATGGGCTTCGACAACACCGGCGAGCGTCAGCGTTCACGCGTATTCATCATGAAACTCGACAACGTGCTGCAGGGTCAGGTGGCCAAGGTCCAGACGGTCACCGCCGAAAGCCTCAAGTAA
- the pyrF gene encoding orotidine-5'-phosphate decarboxylase, giving the protein MTFAHAVTDRTRRLQTRLCVGLDPRLDAYRDAAHLREHTLDMLEATAPYAACVKPQLAFYEAMGLSGMKLLEEVCAAARTLGLPVLLDGKRGDIGSTAQAYAQGWLSGPHAGSALTVNPFLGFETLTPFVDTALANGGAVFILVKTSNPGQTDLQGSGVSERVADEVRRLNAGEPEGEYASVGAVVGATHPEDLAAFRALMPRALLLLPGLGAQGARASDLSGAFHAGGTGALASASRGVQYAQGLDVQASVTAARGFRDELNTALTT; this is encoded by the coding sequence ATGACCTTCGCGCACGCCGTCACGGACCGCACCCGCCGCCTCCAGACCCGTCTGTGCGTGGGGCTCGATCCCCGCCTGGACGCCTACCGCGACGCAGCCCATCTGCGCGAACATACCCTGGATATGCTGGAGGCGACCGCGCCCTATGCCGCCTGTGTCAAGCCACAGCTGGCCTTTTACGAGGCCATGGGCCTGAGCGGCATGAAGCTGCTTGAGGAGGTCTGCGCCGCGGCGCGCACGCTGGGCCTGCCGGTGCTGCTGGACGGCAAACGTGGAGACATCGGCAGCACGGCACAGGCTTATGCCCAGGGCTGGCTGAGCGGGCCGCATGCCGGTTCGGCGCTGACGGTCAATCCCTTTCTGGGCTTTGAGACCTTGACGCCCTTCGTGGACACGGCCCTTGCCAATGGAGGCGCCGTGTTCATCCTGGTCAAGACCAGCAATCCCGGGCAGACCGACCTGCAGGGCAGCGGCGTCAGCGAGCGGGTGGCCGACGAGGTCAGGCGGCTGAACGCCGGGGAACCTGAAGGCGAATATGCCAGTGTGGGTGCGGTCGTGGGCGCCACCCATCCGGAGGATCTGGCTGCCTTCCGCGCCCTGATGCCGCGCGCCCTGCTGCTGTTGCCCGGGCTGGGAGCTCAGGGAGCCCGCGCTTCAGACCTCAGCGGCGCCTTTCATGCCGGCGGTACCGGTGCCCTGGCCAGTGCGAGTCGCGGCGTGCAATACGCCCAGGGACTGGACGTGCAGGCCAGCGTCACTGCCGCACGAGGCTTCCGGGATGAACTGAATACCGCGCTGACCACTTAA
- a CDS encoding DUF1028 domain-containing protein — MTFSIVGRDPQTGDLGVAVASKFLAVGALVPFVRGGVGAVATQSYVNPNFGPDGLALLSGGLAPQEVSARFQAEDAGIVQRQFGLVGADGRSATFTGQGCHAWAGGIAEPDVAIQGNILTGPEVVQAIHRAWLEAAGTPLPRRLFAALQAGDQAGGDRRGRQSAALLCAGPGRGYGGLTDDWVNLRADDHPDPCTELARLLDVHDLLFGRPETTRRPDEAELRWLRGLLVRQGYAPALPPGEWDEATEAAAWALYGTENLEERWVPGGQFDPVAVAYLRERYPD; from the coding sequence ATGACCTTCTCCATTGTGGGGCGTGATCCGCAGACCGGTGACCTGGGCGTGGCGGTGGCCAGCAAGTTTCTGGCGGTGGGGGCGCTGGTCCCGTTTGTCCGTGGCGGGGTGGGCGCCGTCGCCACCCAGAGCTACGTGAATCCCAACTTCGGTCCGGACGGGCTGGCGCTGCTGTCCGGCGGGCTCGCGCCTCAGGAAGTCAGCGCCCGCTTTCAGGCCGAGGACGCCGGCATCGTGCAGCGGCAGTTCGGACTGGTGGGGGCCGACGGCCGCAGCGCAACTTTCACAGGTCAGGGCTGCCACGCCTGGGCCGGCGGCATAGCCGAGCCGGATGTGGCGATCCAGGGCAATATCCTGACCGGCCCCGAGGTGGTGCAGGCCATCCACCGTGCCTGGCTGGAAGCGGCCGGAACCCCACTGCCGCGCCGCCTGTTTGCTGCCCTTCAGGCCGGGGATCAGGCAGGTGGGGACCGACGGGGCCGGCAGTCGGCGGCGCTGCTGTGTGCGGGCCCGGGGCGCGGCTACGGCGGCCTGACCGACGACTGGGTCAACCTGCGGGCCGACGACCACCCTGATCCCTGCACGGAGCTGGCGCGATTGCTGGACGTGCATGATCTGCTGTTCGGCCGTCCTGAAACGACTCGCCGTCCAGACGAGGCCGAACTGCGCTGGCTGCGAGGGCTGCTGGTCCGCCAGGGTTACGCGCCGGCCCTGCCGCCAGGGGAATGGGACGAGGCCACCGAGGCAGCTGCCTGGGCGCTGTACGGCACCGAGAACCTCGAAGAGCGCTGGGTGCCGGGAGGACAGTTTGATCCGGTGGCCGTGGCCTACCTGCGCGAGCGTTATCCGGACTGA